One window of Cohnella hashimotonis genomic DNA carries:
- a CDS encoding NAD(P)-dependent oxidoreductase, translated as MKLLHIGNADSRFPEDGPFVDALREIGELTVLRNGDALTDEARAALIRECDVLLTLWGSSRVPEQIAEARGRLSYICNISGGISHWIPLSIVEAGIPVTNWGDAVAPEMAEAAVTLLLAVLKELLPQQLYVREGGWHRPDRRIGSMYGLRIGIFGMGAIGRKFVDYVRPYECRIRYYDPYLPPASAPAGCEAAESLERLAAESDALVIHAGLTEETRGAVNAAVLAKLPDYGIVINTARGDIVEQDALFDELRTGRLRAGLDVLAGRDALEPDHPARGWPNVLFTAHDLFSANWQKPPLERYEAVCLENLIRHSQGKPLMHRFDRDRYLRST; from the coding sequence ATGAAGCTGCTCCACATCGGCAACGCCGACTCGCGTTTTCCGGAAGACGGTCCGTTCGTCGACGCCTTGCGGGAAATAGGCGAACTGACCGTTCTAAGGAACGGAGACGCGTTAACGGACGAAGCGCGCGCGGCGCTCATTCGGGAATGCGACGTGCTGCTGACGCTCTGGGGATCGAGCCGCGTACCCGAACAGATCGCCGAAGCGCGCGGCCGATTGTCCTACATCTGCAATATTTCCGGCGGAATCTCCCACTGGATCCCGCTCTCGATCGTCGAAGCGGGCATTCCGGTCACCAACTGGGGAGACGCGGTCGCTCCCGAAATGGCGGAAGCGGCCGTGACGCTGCTGCTGGCCGTATTGAAGGAGCTCCTCCCTCAGCAGCTGTATGTGCGAGAAGGCGGCTGGCATCGGCCCGACCGCCGCATCGGCTCGATGTACGGGCTGCGAATTGGCATCTTCGGCATGGGCGCGATCGGTCGGAAGTTCGTCGACTATGTGCGTCCCTACGAATGCCGGATCCGCTACTACGATCCCTATCTGCCGCCCGCATCGGCGCCGGCCGGCTGCGAGGCCGCGGAGAGTCTTGAACGGCTCGCGGCGGAGAGCGACGCGCTGGTCATTCATGCCGGACTGACCGAAGAGACGCGCGGCGCGGTGAACGCCGCCGTGCTGGCCAAGCTGCCCGACTACGGCATCGTCATCAATACGGCGCGCGGAGACATCGTCGAGCAGGACGCTTTGTTCGACGAGCTGAGGACCGGCCGCCTGCGGGCCGGACTCGACGTGCTGGCGGGAAGGGACGCGCTTGAACCGGACCACCCGGCGCGCGGCTGGCCTAATGTTCTTTTTACGGCGCATGATCTCTTCTCGGCCAACTGGCAGAAGCCGCCGCTCGAAAGGTACGAGGCCGTCTGCCTCGAAAATCTGATCCGCCACAGCCAAGGGAAGCCCCTCATGCATCGCTTCGACCGGGATCGCTATTTGCGAAGCACCTGA
- a CDS encoding sugar phosphate isomerase/epimerase family protein, which produces MKLSFTTLGCPDWTWERIVDEAARLGYDGVELRGIAGELRLGRCEALREERLEATLAYARERGIAICCLDTSCAFHDEERFDEAIEVGMETIDLAVRMGVSSIRVFGDSIADSGRAQEIVARVAGGLQTLGEYAEDKAVQVLLETHGDFSSSDRVREVFRQTSSPAIGVIWDIHHTIKYGGHESPAETWRKLGDDIRHAHIKDALGGRPVLLGEGELPLPDWIALLRKVGYDGWLSFEWEKRWHPEIEEPELALPAFMDYIRRFL; this is translated from the coding sequence ATGAAGCTGTCCTTCACCACGCTTGGCTGTCCGGATTGGACGTGGGAACGTATCGTCGACGAGGCGGCGCGGCTGGGCTACGACGGCGTGGAGCTTCGCGGCATCGCGGGTGAGCTGCGGCTTGGCCGCTGCGAAGCGCTGCGCGAAGAGCGGCTCGAAGCTACACTGGCCTATGCCAGGGAGCGCGGCATCGCGATATGCTGCCTGGACACTTCGTGCGCGTTTCACGACGAGGAACGGTTCGATGAAGCCATTGAAGTAGGCATGGAGACGATCGATCTGGCCGTACGCATGGGCGTCTCTTCGATCCGTGTGTTCGGCGATTCGATCGCGGATAGCGGCCGCGCGCAAGAGATCGTCGCACGCGTTGCCGGCGGGCTTCAGACGCTCGGCGAATATGCGGAAGACAAAGCCGTTCAAGTGCTGCTCGAGACGCATGGCGACTTTTCTTCGTCAGACCGGGTACGCGAGGTGTTTCGGCAGACGTCTTCGCCCGCCATCGGCGTCATCTGGGACATCCACCATACGATCAAATACGGCGGCCATGAATCGCCGGCGGAAACGTGGAGAAAGCTGGGCGACGATATCCGGCATGCGCACATCAAGGATGCGCTTGGCGGACGGCCCGTTCTCTTGGGCGAGGGCGAGCTGCCGCTCCCGGATTGGATCGCGCTGCTGCGCAAGGTTGGCTATGACGGCTGGTTGTCCTTCGAATGGGAAAAACGTTGGCATCCGGAGATCGAAGAACCCGAGCTTGCATTACCGGCCTTTATGGACTACATTCGCCGCTTTCTTTAA
- a CDS encoding DMT family transporter, with protein sequence MFVWQLVLTSLLWAGNFVAGKWTAGHASAMMLSELRFGIAILVILPFVWMKEKRLLPPRKAILLLLGMGATGVTLFNVLLFEALAHTSAANTGLLSTLNPAAIALISFLAFGHRLTLRQAAGMLVSFAGVVIVLTRGDLERLLALQFNRGDLMMIGAVLFWGCYTILSQKAMAYVSPLAATLWSGIFGLAFMLPFNIRQFTLVDVTPAFWAAMIYIGVGATVIASLLWNLGVKRIGGTHAGIFLNLNPVFTSLLAYLLLDERMNASQWIGTAVVIGGMLLFSTKKRMKIRRGADCCSAD encoded by the coding sequence ATGTTCGTATGGCAGCTTGTATTGACGAGCCTGTTGTGGGCCGGAAACTTCGTGGCGGGCAAATGGACGGCCGGACACGCCTCGGCGATGATGCTGTCCGAATTGCGATTCGGAATCGCGATCCTCGTCATCCTCCCATTCGTGTGGATGAAGGAAAAACGCCTGCTCCCGCCGCGGAAGGCCATCCTTCTTTTGCTTGGCATGGGCGCGACGGGCGTGACTTTGTTTAACGTGCTGCTGTTCGAGGCGCTTGCGCATACGTCGGCCGCCAACACGGGATTGTTGTCGACGCTCAATCCTGCCGCGATCGCCTTGATTTCGTTCTTAGCGTTCGGTCATCGGTTGACGCTGCGCCAGGCTGCCGGCATGCTCGTGTCCTTCGCGGGCGTCGTGATCGTCCTTACGCGGGGGGACTTGGAGCGGCTGCTCGCCCTCCAATTCAATCGCGGCGACCTGATGATGATCGGCGCCGTGCTGTTCTGGGGCTGCTACACCATCCTGTCCCAAAAAGCGATGGCCTACGTGTCGCCGCTTGCCGCAACGCTGTGGTCCGGCATTTTCGGCCTGGCGTTCATGCTTCCTTTTAACATAAGGCAATTCACGTTAGTAGATGTCACGCCCGCGTTCTGGGCAGCCATGATATATATCGGCGTCGGCGCGACCGTGATTGCCTCGCTGCTTTGGAATCTGGGCGTCAAACGAATAGGCGGCACGCATGCAGGTATCTTTCTGAATTTAAACCCTGTATTCACCTCTTTGCTTGCCTACCTGTTGCTGGACGAACGAATGAACGCTTCGCAATGGATCGGCACGGCGGTCGTCATCGGCGGCATGCTGCTGTTCTCGACGAAGAAGCGGATGAAAATCCGGCGCGGCGCGGATTGTTGCAGCGCGGATTGA
- a CDS encoding alpha-amylase family protein, which produces MNKLASRQVHLDFHTSEFIPGVGAKFDAAQFQDALRAGHVNSITIFAKCHHSWSYYPTKAGRMHPTLNTDLTGAMMDAAHAIGVKAPVYITVGWSAGDADEMPECVARQQDGGIQMIGGVPDASPSDKRPIVSWKFMCPSGRYAELIYAQTREVCERYPELDGLFYDICFQPPLCWCANCVAGMKEQGLNPAIEQDVRSYQVLKWTRFTSTCTSILREYHRDASIFFNGGAELNHKEWHGVHTHIEMEDLPTTWGGYDKMPVRAKYFAALGSSYLGMTGKFHTMWGEFGGFKSPEALRYEVASMMMYGARCSIGDQMHPSGLMDMETYRTIGEAYRYAEQIEEWCFNVEETAKLGVILSNRSEADEGLTKMLLECQLDFDIADPTQALDRFETLILPDSVVLNEESALRIQSYVDRGGSVLLTGSSGLNPGKTHFQLDVGAAYQGPSLYENDYVLAGKSLNAGIVTSPFLFYEGAEQVSVKDAEVLATIYEPFFNRTYGHYCSHQNTPYRMDPADYPAAIRKGSIVYVAHPICSMYFRHGAKYHRDYLINALNLVYRKPVMRVSLPSCGRARFVYQRSRERYILHLTYAAPIQRGRTSVIEDMPPIYDVAVELTVGSRVTRATLIPQGESIPFVQSGDIVKLTVPRVQGHQMVVLDETRR; this is translated from the coding sequence ATGAACAAGCTGGCTTCAAGACAAGTGCATCTGGATTTTCATACTTCCGAGTTCATACCGGGCGTAGGTGCTAAATTCGATGCAGCGCAATTCCAGGATGCGCTTCGAGCGGGACATGTAAACTCCATCACGATTTTCGCCAAATGCCATCATAGCTGGAGCTATTACCCGACCAAGGCGGGGCGCATGCATCCGACGCTCAATACGGACTTGACCGGCGCGATGATGGACGCCGCGCATGCGATCGGGGTCAAGGCGCCGGTCTATATTACGGTCGGCTGGTCGGCAGGGGATGCGGACGAAATGCCGGAATGCGTAGCGCGGCAGCAGGATGGCGGGATACAGATGATCGGCGGCGTGCCGGACGCGTCGCCCTCCGACAAGCGGCCGATCGTCTCCTGGAAGTTCATGTGTCCGAGCGGCCGCTATGCGGAATTGATTTATGCGCAAACCCGCGAAGTGTGCGAACGTTATCCGGAGCTGGACGGTCTTTTTTACGATATTTGCTTCCAGCCGCCGCTATGCTGGTGTGCCAATTGCGTTGCCGGCATGAAGGAGCAGGGGCTAAACCCGGCTATCGAACAGGACGTGCGCAGCTATCAAGTTCTCAAATGGACGCGTTTTACTTCAACCTGCACGTCAATATTGAGAGAGTATCACCGTGATGCGTCCATTTTCTTTAACGGCGGCGCGGAGTTGAATCACAAGGAGTGGCATGGCGTCCACACCCATATCGAGATGGAAGACTTGCCGACGACATGGGGCGGGTACGACAAGATGCCCGTGCGCGCCAAATATTTTGCCGCCCTCGGAAGTTCGTACCTCGGGATGACCGGGAAATTTCACACGATGTGGGGCGAGTTCGGCGGATTTAAGAGCCCCGAAGCGCTTCGCTACGAGGTCGCTTCGATGATGATGTATGGCGCCCGCTGCAGCATCGGCGATCAGATGCATCCGAGCGGTCTGATGGATATGGAGACTTATCGCACGATCGGCGAAGCTTACCGCTATGCGGAACAGATCGAGGAATGGTGCTTCAACGTCGAGGAGACGGCTAAGCTGGGCGTGATATTATCGAACCGATCGGAAGCGGATGAAGGTCTGACCAAAATGCTGCTCGAATGCCAGCTCGACTTCGACATCGCGGACCCGACACAAGCGTTGGACCGATTCGAGACGCTGATCCTGCCGGATTCGGTTGTGTTAAACGAGGAATCGGCCTTGCGAATCCAAAGCTATGTCGACCGGGGCGGAAGTGTGCTTCTCACGGGGTCAAGCGGCTTGAATCCGGGGAAAACCCATTTTCAGCTCGATGTCGGTGCCGCCTATCAAGGTCCCTCTTTATACGAAAACGATTATGTGCTTGCGGGCAAATCGTTGAACGCCGGCATCGTAACGAGTCCGTTTTTGTTCTATGAAGGCGCCGAGCAGGTGAGCGTGAAGGACGCGGAAGTTCTGGCCACGATCTACGAGCCGTTCTTCAACAGGACATACGGCCATTATTGCTCGCATCAGAACACGCCCTATCGTATGGACCCAGCCGATTACCCGGCTGCCATCCGCAAAGGCAGCATCGTATATGTGGCTCATCCGATCTGCTCGATGTACTTCCGTCATGGCGCCAAATATCATCGCGACTATCTGATCAACGCCCTGAACCTGGTTTATCGCAAGCCTGTCATGCGGGTAAGCTTGCCCAGCTGCGGTCGGGCACGGTTCGTCTATCAGCGTTCGCGGGAGCGATATATTTTGCACCTGACGTATGCCGCGCCGATTCAACGGGGCAGGACGAGCGTGATCGAGGATATGCCGCCGATCTACGACGTTGCTGTCGAGCTGACCGTCGGATCGCGCGTGACGCGGGCGACGTTGATTCCCCAGGGTGAATCCATACCCTTTGTGCAGTCCGGCGACATCGTGAAGCTGACCGTTCCCCGCGTTCAGGGACATCAGATGGTGGTTTTAGACGAGACACGCCGATGA